In Salmo trutta chromosome 24, fSalTru1.1, whole genome shotgun sequence, the DNA window TTCACACTGTTGCTACCCATCCTGGactaaaaatgtgtgtgtgacgtTGAAGAGTGTGTGTGACAGTACATTCCTGTCAGGAAGCATGGCTGGAATCTCCCCGTGTCTCCTTTCAACAGAAGAACTCTATCCTCTTCAACACTCCACTGGCTGTTACCAGGAACTTAGTCCTTTCACCTTTCTATTAGCTAAACAGCTAGCCTAACTTTTATTCGCAGTAAGCCTAACAAGTAAAGTTTGAAATGTGTTCCACCCTCTTGTAGCTTTAGTGACACTTGTCAAGGAgtgccctcaaactcaactctggacctcaaagccagtccactgcattttttcattgttcccctctaatcagggaccgatttagacctgggacaccaggtgtatgcaattaattatcaggtagaagaaaaaaaacagcagtCTCTGGATCTTGTAAGGTAAGCGTTGAATACCCCTGCTTTAGAGTAACAGTACCTCTTGAGTATCAGATGGCATGCAGCTCGTTAGGTTGTTGTACTAAAGGTTTGTATGTTCCACTCGTTGCATGCGGGTTAAGACCGGCTACAAAGCAGGCCCAGCCAGGTGACAACTGTGTAGGTGACGtgtcacagcacacacacagtgcagtgaCAGAGTACCTGGGGGCTCAAATTGGGTGGATGAGGTGCTGGTCCAAAAAGCCATTGGGTTATCTTTGAAAAGCCTAAAATCCAATCCTACAAAATAATGGTTGGCAGGTGAGACAAGCtggaattggggggggggggttggattaAGAAATTAAAGTGTGTTGAAATGCGTCTTCAGTGAGATTCAAGTTGAACATCATTACATTATATCTAAGTGTAATGGATTCTACAATCTTTCTATATTCTGTCCTGTCGCCATGAAAATGTAGCCTGCTATAATTCTTTGAAAATGGAGTGACTGCATTATCCTTATGGGATTTGATTACTAGGCAAGTGTACAGTACAAGTGTACTGGattatataccgtaatttccggactataagccgcaacttttttcccaccctttgaacctcacggcttaaacaatggatttttcccgctatatggatttttcccgctttcacatttaaaaaaaaataaaataaaaattctgtgacgtgctcagttttttggcggcatgaagctttcattagaccaatgaaattgccgaacgggttaaggtcaaacaacttttttgtttactgtttagatgaaatcgagcgcgctcaaacttcccatcattctgattacggtagtcattttgtcaccctgattcctgggggtacaacaaagtatttgcagccactcgacatcagtgtaaatcgtgcatttaagatggcgctccgtgttcagtgggaggcttggatgacaagtggggagaaatccttcactaaaacgggccgcatgcgaagtgcaacttatggtcaagtctgccagtgggtcctgacagcgtggagcattgtcaaaaaatccactatcatcaacgggtttcaaaaggctggactgctgcgtgttgaagagggctcagcgggggatttgcctccggatgaaagtgacgagagcgacaatgaaaacgatccaatatcgcatgaagcaattctgaggctattcaactccgagtGGTTTCAgtggttcagtggtttcagtgcacaggaggaggaagatagtgaccaatgactttcttggtaggctactgtttactgctaattttctattttttgttacaagccgtgtttcgataaagcctatttatttttgttacaagccgtgtttcgttaaagcctgtgtaaagttcatttgtttcaatgtaccggtggGCACCTGCgacttatagacatgtgcggcttatttatgttcaaaataatatatatatatattttaattcagtgggtgcggcttatattcaggtgcgcttaatagtccggaaattacggtaattgaTTACATCTGCTATCATATTTTAAAAACTATATCATTAAATTACAAAAGTGAGGAAGTAGATGTAAATTAGGCTAATGGGAGTGATTGGGTTAAGTTTGGTTCTGCTAACAACAGTGTGGGCTGGTGGAAGAAGCAATGAGATGAACCAATGGGGCATGACTGGAATCACAATGGGGTCAAATTGTGTGACAACGCcattgtgtggggggggggggggggaaaaatcACCATTCAAAAACAAGCAGTTCACACTGAACTACAAGATCAACTAAGAAAGGATAACAATAAAAGGCTTACCCTTTTCTGGGATTTTGAATGCAGGTGAGGGCTGGGAAGTCCAACCGCTGTCTTTAGCCTTGGAGATTTCTGAAGAACCATCCTCCTTGGACAACGGGAGGCTGCTGCCAAAGATCTTCTGGAGAGAGTGGGTTCCGAAGAAGAACTTGGGAGGAGACATCACCATCTTAGAGGGGTTGAGAGGGCTGTGTGGTGTGGAAGTGGAGGCCTTGCTGTCAGGGGTGTGGAAAGTCTCAGAAGACAGCTCTGTCCTTTCTCTGGTGGTCTCCTCCAGGATGGCCACAGCAGCCTGTCCACACACTGTCATCCCTGGAGCTGTTGCTACCTCCTGAGGAGGGGTCTCACAGGAGGCTATGGGAGTGACCAGAATCTCATTTTCTTGGGCGGTTTTAGCCTCATCAAAGATGTCTCTGAAAGAGTTGGCCACATCCTGCAGTTTAAATCTCACTGCCAACTGCTCCACATTTCCCTCAGCTACCTCAGCAAAGTCAATGGCACTCCAGACCCAGGCCTTCTCAGCACCCTTCATGGGCTCCAACTTCATAGAAGACGTGACCCAGTGGTTGGCGCAGATCTTCAGGACTTGGTCCCGCCTCATGAGGAGTCTGACTCGTTTGGTGTCGTAGTTCTGCAGTATCTTAAGGTCTCCGATGCCCCTCTCCTTCCACTGGTTCAGGTCTTTGTCATAGCGGTACAGCTTTGCTCTGTGGCTGAAACACACGTTTTCATTCTCCTCTCCAGTGGAGATCTCCACCAGGTCTGGCAAAGGAACCACAGGCTCAAAGTACAggccatccctctcctcctcctgggtCACGTCTTGCTCCTCATCCACAGACACCCCACTCTGGTTCAGCTTGGCCGGCGACTTGGTAGGACTGATGACAGGCTGGAAGCTGAAGTTAAAGCCAGCTGTGGATTCTCCAAAGCAGAAGAGGTTCTTCCTGATTGGGCTGCTTGCTAGGGGTGAGGCGTAGACAGATGTGTCAGCACTGTCGTCCAGAGCCTCCTCTCTCAGGTCATAGTTGTCCCATTCTAAGGCAGGGCCAGTGCTCTCCACGTGGGGCTTGCTGATCAGACCTGAGGTGTTACTGGCTGTCGTGATGTTAGCTTGGCTGTCGTCCTCCTTGATCTTTGTTTTGTCATCAGTCAGGAAGGATTTAAGGTCTTTCAGACCGGACTTCATCTCCTCTGCCTTCTGGATGAGATGTGCAGTTCTGCCTGTGTCGACAAGCTTGTGAGGAGTCTGCAGTGGAATGTCCAACAGGAGCCTCTGACACTCCTCAAACTTAAGCTTGAACTCCTCAGCCAGCTCTGGGGTTTTAAACTTGGCGGCGAGTTGCTCCAGTTTAGCATCTCCTTCTGAGAAGTCATTAGCAAGCCACATCCAAGCTTTGTCGGAACCAGCCAAGGGCTTCAAGTTCATGGTGGTGGTGATCCAGTGGTTGGCACACACCTTCAGGACCTGCTCTCTCCTCATCAGCACCCTCAGCCTGCCATTGGTAGCATTCTTCAGGAACTTGAGGACTCCAACACCCCTCTCCTTCCACTGGCTGATGTCTCCGTCAAACCTGAAGAGCTTTACTCTCTGTGAGTAAAGGGCCTgttcatcctcctctcctgtgACCAGGTCCACTTTATCAGGCATCTGGACCACAGGTTCAAACTGGATATCGTCATTCTCTTCTGTTTTGTATATTTCCTCTTCATCCTGGTCAGCGGAAGTGTCTGCCCACTGGTTTGACTGAAGGGATGTGAACAGCTGCTCGCCACCTTGGGTGAAGCCTTTGCAATTGGAGTCGGTCTGTCCAAACTTGAAGTCTCCTTGTGAGTTCTTAGCCAAATCTGCAAAACTGAAGTCATTGGGTTTGCCATTCTCATCCTGATTGGTGTTGTCCACTGAAGGCACTGATGCAGATATACTGACGCCAGATtccttctctttttctctgtgcTGCTCTGCGATATTCTTCAGGAACATGGACGCAGACCCTGAAGCAGGAGTCTGAGTTTCATCTGGTGGGGTTTTCTTTGCCGTTTCTTGAGTGCCAAACTTAAAGCCACCTGCTGGGACGGGCATATTGAAAGAGAAGCCTGCAGCACTGGAGCCACTGCTTTCAGCCTGGGGGGTCTCAAACTTGAAGGATGCAGGGGAACCTTTATCAACTTTGCTTGTGCCAAACTGAAAAGAGCTGTCACTGTTGAAGTTTGCTTTAAACACATTGCCTACAGGCTGAGTAGATGTACTTTGACTCCCAAAGCTAAAGCTGAAGGATGAGCTGGAGGGGGTGGCTGTGCTCTTAGCGTTGGGATTGGGTGTCTGACAGGAGACACATTGACTAGCAGAGCTGTCGTTTCTGACTAGACATGTGTCACAGTCCCACTGTCCCCCCTGTTTGGCAAACATGGCCCCAAGAGAGGGGATGATGCTAGCATGGGGTGTCTGGCAGGAAACACACTTAGAAGCTGATGCATCATTCCTCACTAGACAGGTGTCACAGTCCCATTGTCTGTCCCTCTTAGCAAAAAGATCACCAAAGCCTGACACTGTTGGCTTTGGTGGTTGTGCAACCTCAACTGTTGATTTTGCTGAGGGATTTGGAGTTTGACAAGAAACACAACTGTTTGAGGAGGCCTGGTTTCTTACAGCACACGTGTCACAGTCCCACTGCCCTGGCTTTTTGCTAAACTGGGCACCAAATCCAGACCCTAATGGATTGGTTAAGGGCTTTGATGCTGCTGCTCCATCTACAACCGTTTTGGCTGCAGGGTTTGGAGTTTGACAAGAAACACAACTGCTTGAGGAGGCCTGGTTTCTTACAGCACACGTGTCACAGTCCCACTGCCCTGGCTTTTTGCTAAACTGGGCACCAAATTCAGACCCTAATGGATTGGTTAAGGGCTTTGATGCTGCTGCTCCATCTACAACCGTTTTGGCTGCAGGGTTTGGAGTTTGACAAGAAACACAACTGCTTGAGGAGGCCTGGTTTCTTACAGCACACGTGTCACAGTCCCACTGCCCTGGCTTTTTGCCAAACTGAGCACCAAATTGCATGGTTGAGGGCTTTGATTCTGCTGCTACTCCTGCTGTGGTTTCTTTCTTCATAACAAACTGGGCTCCAAAACCAGCAGCAGGTATAGAAGTGGTGCCACTGGTTCCAAACGTAAAGGAGGAGGGTATCTGAGCTCCAAAAGCCCCAAATCCCTTTCCAATAGATCCTGCGCTGCTGGTGTCTTTTGACAAGTCAGCTCCAAATCCAAAAGTAAATCCTCTCACTGAAGCTGCCCCACTAGTAAAGCCTTTGGTTTCAGTAGCCAGTTTGCGGTCTGTCTCTGACAGGGAATTAGGGTTGGCAGTCTGACAGGCAACACACTGCATAATTGTAGCAGGATTTCTTACATAGCAGACATCGCAGTGCCACTCCCCATCCTTCTTTGCAAACTGGGCAGCAAAGTTTGTCACCTGAGGAGCAGATGAATTAGGAGAAGTTGCTTTCCTATCTGGCTGATCTTGCCGCTTTTCTGGAGATTTGGGAACTATCTTCTGAGCCTCTTCAAACTTTGTTTTGAAGAGCAATGCCTCGTCTGCCGTTTTATACCGGATGGCCAGTTGCTCAGGCCTTGGTTCCTCATCTGCATAATCAATGGCATTCCAGACCCAGGACTTGTCAGAGCCAGCAATTGGTTTCAGGAGCATATCTGGCGTGATGTAGTGGTTAGCACAGATCTTCAGAACCTGCTCCCTCCTCATCAGCAGACGCACTTTCCCTGATGTATTGTGCTTTAGGATTTTGACTATGCCGATGCCCCTCTCTTTCCACTCCTTTGTCTCTGCGTCAAATCTGAACAGCTTGGACCTGTTACAGAacatctcctcttcttcctcctctccagtCTTCACATCTACTTTGTCAGGGAGGGGCACAATGGGCTCAAAGTGAGGcccatcctcatcctcctccacaTGTGTGCTGTCGTTATCGCTCTCCGGTCCTTTCTCCACCGCTGTGTTTTCCAGCCCAAATACTGGCTTGGTCTGATCAGTGAAACTAAATGGCTGTTCAATTTTTTCAAACAGGTTTGGTTTGTCCCGACTCTGGGCTGCATCAGTGAAGGAGAAGCCTGCCACACTTTTAGTGCCAAAGCTAAATATCCCTCCCTGGCTAGGAGACTCCACCTCTGAGGGGCCCTCCGATTTGGTGGGAATGTCTGATGTCAGAAGCCCCAACAGGTTCTCACTGTTTTTGGCTTTGAAGGTAAAGTCCCCATCGTTGGATTTGAAGTTAGAGTTGAATTTAAAGGCAGCAGATGGAGTGGACTGGGCGACTACTCCAGCACCAAAGCCAGGCACCTTAAGAGGCTCAGCAGGGACCTGCTGGCCAAAGGCGATCTTCCCAAAGTCCACAGGCTTCCCCTCAATGCTCTTTGGTGGTTGGACAGGTCCGACTGAGGGCTTGGTGAAGTAGCCAGGCTCGGGGAGGGGAGGGTTGGTGGTGGGCTGAGAGTGGCCGTAGTATTCCTCGCTGTATGGGGAGAGTAGACTGGTTGCTGGTGACTCGAAGTGGAGGGGGGTGCCAAAGACCTGGTCTTGAGGAGGGTAGATGCAGGCTGGTGTTGACTGCAGGGGAGGAGTGTTAGTGGGCTGCTGGTAGGCATACATGTGCTGCTGGGGTGGCAGGCGGTTGACTCCATACACAGGAGCCTGAGACAAAAGGAAAATTCATTAAAACGTCATTCATACTTGCCACCGAAAATACTCTCCCACTTCAAGCATCTAAACCATTCTGAATGTTCAAAGAAAAATCAAGGTATAAACACCTACCTTTGTTGGGGTAACATTGGCTGCAGGACGAAGGAGATACTGTCCGGAGTTATAAGCAGGGGATTGATTGAAATACATAGATGGGGCCTGTGTGGTGGCAACTGTAAACAAAAAGAGAAAAGGTTATAATCAACGGTCATACTTTTATATCCTAGCAACATTGCTATTTCAGTATTCCTAATAATACAGCCCGAAACGACACAACCCAGTTGTGTACTGTGTTCCTACCGGTGAGGGGTGCTACATGGAAGGTCTGTGTTGGGGGGAAGCCCTCCTGCATGCTCTCAGCCCCATACCCATACATCCTTTGGTGGGGTGACGCCATGCTGTCTGACGAGTTATGTCTCAGGTCATGGACCTCATTCTGCAACCCAAccacacaacacttaacacaaaCCATGCATGGACATCTATAATTGAATTAATAGGCACACTTGACATGGGCAACATCTCCCATATACTCAAAGACAATGAAGCCAGGGCTGACCTTAAGGGCCTCCACCTGCTGGCAGAGCATCTGCAGGAGGGACTTCTGGTGCTCCGCCCAATGAGGTGGCGTCTTGGGGAAATGGAAAATTATATTTTCATTATATTTTTCATGTCAAGGTATTTCTATTATTTAGGTGAGAAAAAACCTGTACAGTAAATCTAAAACTGAAGTACATGAATGTGAATGTTTAAAAAGCATCAGTGTCTcatacagtgtacaaaacattaggaacaccagccCTTTCCACGATACACTGAgctggtgaaagctatgatcccttattgatgtcacctgttaaatccacttcaatcagtgtagatgaaggggaggagacaggttaaagaaggatttttaagccttgagacaattgagagatTGTGTGTGAATGGGCAAAaccatttaagtgcctttgaacggggtatggtagtaagagccaggtgcaccggtttgagtgtgtcaaggactgcaacgctgctgggtttttcacattcaACAGGTTCCCCGTGTGTATGAaaaatggttcaccacccaaggacatccagccaacttgcatctgtggaaagcattggagtcaacatgggccagcatccttgtggtaCGCTTGACACCTTGTCAAGTCAATGTCCTGACAAATTGAGGATGTTCTAAAGACAAAacggggtgcaactcaatgttaggaaggtattcctaatgttttgtacactcagtgtatgtttacAAGTCAACATTTATCATACCATGTGTCTTTTGGAGGGAGGGACAAAGCTCTTGCTGGGGGAAGGGGTTAAAGGGGCGAATTTGATTTGAGAGACTGAGGCAGCAGGCTCAGTAAACTGAGGGCTGAAGTGGACCGGTCTGCCCTCTTCATCCATCGCTTCTCCAACCTCCCCTAGCTGCTGGTTCACATCGTTCAGGAGATCCATCACCTCTTCCATTgaaacaggcagctggaacaacACACAGTGAAAATGATTGAATGTCATGCTTCCAACTCTTAAATCTTTGACTACATGTTTTTGGCAAATAGTCATGTGTATAGATGCCGTATATTGAAGTGTATAACCTTGTCCATGTCGTCAGCATTGGCATTGTAGATCTTGGACAGGTAAGTTCTGAACTTCCTGAGGAACATGACGCACCTGTCCCGAGTCTCCTCCACCCCACTACCAGCCTCCTCAGACAGACGCTGGAAGATCTACACAGAGATATCAAAAGACAATTCATAACAAATGCATTTTCTATGGTAAGACATTAAAAGAGATACAAATGCTGCCTGCACACAAAATAATTATTTTTGCTGGCAGCTGCACTAGAAGGTATGGCACTAAAGCGCAGAGTGGGAAAAGTGCAGGGGATTGACTACCAGAGCAAGGTAGAGCAGTGAACCCCTCACTACATACCCTAGCTAGGTGCCAGTTAGATGAGATGTTGTTGATGGTCTCCAGAGTAGTGATAGCCTCCTCGGTCCTCCCCTCGACGTCCAAGAGGGTTGCAAACGCTATCATGGCCTCCTCCTCAAAGCCCTTCACTGATGGGATCTGAGATTAACACGCAAACGCAACCTCACTAACCAATGAAAATAGAGCAATGCATACATTAAGCCTGGACTCGTACATTTTCACGATTGGCATCAGTGATATGAAAAGTCTACACGTGTCAATGCTTTAACTCAGCAGACTAGCAAGTATTGTGGAAAGCTAGGTTCTAATCCAGTCGGTCAGAGAAGCAGCTGTGTTGGTCGctcacctgtatgtctctagagGGGAAGTGTATAAAGAGGGGGTCCAGGGGTTCAGGGATGCTGCGTCTTTGCTTGATCTTGTCCAGCAGGGGGAGCACCACCTTCCAGTAGTGGACACTACGCCCTATATACTCCTTCTGGTCATAGTAGGAGTTCACACCAACCCCCTGGGAACAACACAGCAGGTGTTAAATCTAAATGCAGAAATGGCAATGCTCCAAATCATCCATTATAACTAAGCACTCATCGTTCTGAGTCGGATTCTCAGAAGTAGTTTCAAGCAGACATAATTTACTGTACCAAAGGGAAATTGCTGATGTGTAATATTCTGACTAGACCAAGAGTTATAAATAATGACCATACACTAATTGGAAGTTATAAATACTATTGAGTAAATGGCAGAGGAAATAATTTCAGACAGACACCTAGCATGTGTTGACTTATGTAGTGTGTGACAGAAAAAGGCAGGTCTGCCATCTGGCTGAGGTGTATACCGTTGAGCTGAGGTGCTGGGCCCAGTGTATGGGCAGGGCTGGTTGAAGGCCATGTTTCTCTCCAGCTCGAAGGGTGCTTAGTCCATGTTGAACGGTCATCCTCAGTTTGGCTGACATGCCAGGCCTAAAaagaaaaaaagggggggggggggggggggaagagaccaTATTATACATACTAGGACTACAGACAGAAGCAGAACCATAGTCATGTTAACCACAGGGCAATCAGTCAGCTTGATTTCTCCAGACGCTGGAAGATCAGAGCAGCCTTTACATTTTAACACAACTTATATGATATCTGTGATCAGTTCAAGTGAGGGAGGAGGGAATGGTGCCTGGGTAACTTTTACAGAGCTAGCGTGGGTAGTAAAACGCTCGATTTCAGCCATCTATCATATAAGTATAGCGATGAACCCGTAGTGACTCACGCAGCTTGTTTGTGTATGAGGCTGTAGACAGCGTCCCACcattccctctgtctgtctgtggagagGAGGCGGAGGAGGGGCAGGGGCAGGCAGCGGGGCTCATGGAGTTGCTGTTGACCAGTAGAAGTGATCCTGGCCCTCTCCTGGAGCTGGGTGTGACTGCACCACACCACCCCACACAGGAACACCTAGAGAGGAGGGAATCCCCCCCAATGTATTGCATTAGTtcttagagcagtggtcaccaaccggtcgattgAGTTCGACTTGTCAATTTCCAAGTCATTTCTAGTCcatcgccaaacatttctgtaaaaaacccaacaactaatccttgtgttcctatttctttttttttttattagtcttgggctgttggtggtaggtgcagccTATTCAGCTGCCCTGCGCACCAGGAGGCAAACTGttgccatttcatgtgtctgaaggtacaaactctgccttcccggtgggcctggagaggaaatcaagtgcactatgctaccactggccaatcagatgaccgagtctgcagtaacgtagcaggcataatAGAAATCCTCGGCAAAATTGATACTGAGATTTCAAAATGTTGAAAACTATGACTAGAGAAagactcaacgaat includes these proteins:
- the ranbp2 gene encoding E3 SUMO-protein ligase RanBP2 isoform X3, whose product is MRRSKAEVERYIYSVQSSSPSLKEKPIKGFLFAKLYFEAKEYELAKRHVSEYLTVAERDPKAHKFLGQLYEREGDVNKAVGCYKRSVDLNPAQRDLVLKVAELLVSKTERDSRAEFWVEKAAKSLPANPAVFNLKERLLNRQGQQGRNQLFDLLQAELAKRPGDAHINIKLVQLFSSDGRLEEAVKHCLATEKRGLLRSSLDWYSTVVHTLQDFLGQPSVSSNEKTSRHLQRELLLAHCSLLRLTLSGKGLQPSIKALGSFDCAMQGLKKTACSVTDDLNEVYVEMRGHLYLHAGTLLLKMAQEREQQWRAVIDLAALCYLLAYQVPGLKSKATKGDQSSPQHLELLASDRQSQAGHMLLNLNPDTHTFVREVVEAFGNRSGQGSLFELLFGLQAPAGTSFIGNDDIRSINTQAPAIADLIKWDNGSIQLKGGDLQQLCWLGLQWSLMAQRPALRDWLKQLFPRLILETSKLDTNTPESICLLDLEVFLCGVVWCSHTQLQERARITSTGQQQLHEPRCLPLPLLRLLSTDRQREWWDAVYSLIHKQAAPGMSAKLRMTVQHGLSTLRAGEKHGLQPALPIHWAQHLSSTGVGVNSYYDQKEYIGRSVHYWKVVLPLLDKIKQRRSIPEPLDPLFIHFPSRDIQIPSVKGFEEEAMIAFATLLDVEGRTEEAITTLETINNISSNWHLARIFQRLSEEAGSGVEETRDRCVMFLRKFRTYLSKIYNANADDMDKLPVSMEEVMDLLNDVNQQLGEVGEAMDEEGRPVHFSPQFTEPAASVSQIKFAPLTPSPSKSFVPPSKRHMTPPHWAEHQKSLLQMLCQQVEALKNEVHDLRHNSSDSMASPHQRMYGYGAESMQEGFPPTQTFHVAPLTVATTQAPSMYFNQSPAYNSGQYLLRPAANVTPTKAPVYGVNRLPPQQHMYAYQQPTNTPPLQSTPACIYPPQDQVFGTPLHFESPATSLLSPYSEEYYGHSQPTTNPPLPEPGYFTKPSVGPVQPPKSIEGKPVDFGKIAFGQQVPAEPLKVPGFGAGVVAQSTPSAAFKFNSNFKSNDGDFTFKAKNSENLLGLLTSDIPTKSEGPSEVESPSQGGIFSFGTKSVAGFSFTDAAQSRDKPNLFEKIEQPFSFTDQTKPVFGLENTAVEKGPESDNDSTHVEEDEDGPHFEPIVPLPDKVDVKTGEEEEEEMFCNRSKLFRFDAETKEWKERGIGIVKILKHNTSGKVRLLMRREQVLKICANHYITPDMLLKPIAGSDKSWVWNAIDYADEEPRPEQLAIRYKTADEALLFKTKFEEAQKIVPKSPEKRQDQPDRKATSPNSSAPQVTNFAAQFAKKDGEWHCDVCYVRNPATIMQCVACQTANPNSLSETDRKLATETKGFTSGAASVRGFTFGFGADLSKDTSSAGSIGKGFGAFGAQIPSSFTFGTSGTTSIPAAGFGAQFVMKKETTAGVAAESKPSTMQFGAQFGKKPGQWDCDTCAVRNQASSSSCVSCQTPNPAAKTVVDGAAASKPLTNPLGSEFGAQFSKKPGQWDCDTCAVRNQASSSSCVSCQTPNPAAKTVVDGAAASKPLTNPLGSGFGAQFSKKPGQWDCDTCAVRNQASSNSCVSCQTPNPSAKSTVEVAQPPKPTVSGFGDLFAKRDRQWDCDTCLVRNDASASKCVSCQTPHASIIPSLGAMFAKQGGQWDCDTCLVRNDSSASQCVSCQTPNPNAKSTATPSSSSFSFSFGSQSTSTQPVGNVFKANFNSDSSFQFGTSKVDKGSPASFKFETPQAESSGSSAAGFSFNMPVPAGGFKFGTQETAKKTPPDETQTPASGSASMFLKNIAEQHREKEKESGVSISASVPSVDNTNQDENGKPNDFSFADLAKNSQGDFKFGQTDSNCKGFTQGGEQLFTSLQSNQWADTSADQDEEEIYKTEENDDIQFEPVVQMPDKVDLVTGEEDEQALYSQRVKLFRFDGDISQWKERGVGVLKFLKNATNGRLRVLMRREQVLKVCANHWITTTMNLKPLAGSDKAWMWLANDFSEGDAKLEQLAAKFKTPELAEEFKLKFEECQRLLLDIPLQTPHKLVDTGRTAHLIQKAEEMKSGLKDLKSFLTDDKTKIKEDDSQANITTASNTSGLISKPHVESTGPALEWDNYDLREEALDDSADTSVYASPLASSPIRKNLFCFGESTAGFNFSFQPVISPTKSPAKLNQSGVSVDEEQDVTQEEERDGLYFEPVVPLPDLVEISTGEENENVCFSHRAKLYRYDKDLNQWKERGIGDLKILQNYDTKRVRLLMRRDQVLKICANHWVTSSMKLEPMKGAEKAWVWSAIDFAEVAEGNVEQLAVRFKLQDVANSFRDIFDEAKTAQENEILVTPIASCETPPQEVATAPGMTVCGQAAVAILEETTRERTELSSETFHTPDSKASTSTPHSPLNPSKMVMSPPKFFFGTHSLQKIFGSSLPLSKEDGSSEISKAKDSGWTSQPSPAFKIPEKAPPQAKAADDGEVEVVYERQPTAEQAALARELLLPLTFFCYQNEPGNTSDDQTDDEDFETAVKALNGKLYQDPPERKAASSAAQAEMGAEGLYPEVEVVREKRSTPDEEQKAKPLQLPPTFCGVGGKAEKDKPEDFKTEDTERSAHPVSCEAVSSSTGDTVPEQQFPDQSPSSQVQVPDLSEAEAEFPAQSVAIQEAEVQQTPDQSDSTPTQSQTAVSSSVEQAQTSNPSAKPAASAPALVTASFGFGAQFVKKPGQWECDACLVRNEESASSCVSCQTPNPAASSGKQAPDQSDSTPAATSSSPIDLSTKKTSEPDSTSTFTTTVTQDAPNSFGSLGFSDLGREGISFADLAQNTGGEFAFGKQDSNFSWANAGAALFGAAAPPKAEGGEERSHEEDANNVEIHFDPIVTLPEVETKSGEEDEEILFKERTKLYRWERDLGQWKERGVGDIKILFHPDKRFYRVLMRREQVLKVCANHTICQSMELKPMNTSNQALVWTATDFAEGEGKVEQLAAKFKTAELAECFRKTFCECQSRISQSEASALSPQMSRVQEHSRDTNPQVYLSISADDEPLGTVTIELFSHIVPKTAENFRVLCTGQKGFGLRNSVFYRIIPGFMCQGGDLTNQDGTGGKSIYGNKFEDENFDVRHTGPGLLSMANCGRDTNNSQFFITLKKAEHLDFKHVAFGFVREGMDVVRRMGELGTKTGKPSKKIVITECGQL